Within Acidobacteriota bacterium, the genomic segment GCGGAAGCGCTTCCTGGACGAGGATGGACGGCGTCGATCCCCTCCGGAGTCATCCCTCGGGACCGAACCGAACCCTCACCCGGGCGAAGGCGGATAACGCGGGCAATATTTCTGTTCTGAAGGAAAATTCATGAAACGTGCAGTTGGGGTTGCCGAAAATTTATTATTGATATTGTTAGGTTTTAGTTGCAATTCGACGGCATTCGGCGCCCAGGAGCCGTCGGCGCCGGCGGAGGAGAAACGTGATGCCTTTGCGCGGTCCGTCGGCATGAAATTCGTGCGAATTCCGCCGGGGAGTTTCACCATGGGCTCGCCGGACGGGGAGCCTGGAAGATTCATCGACGAGACGCAGCACCGCGTCACCCTCTCCCGCCCCTTCGAACTGCAGACCACCGAGGTGACGCAGGGGCAGTGGGAAGCGGTGATGGGGAACAACCCGTCGTACTTCAGGAACGCGGGCAAGGACGCTCCCGTGGAGTCGGTTTCGTGGGAGGACTGCCAGGAGTTCATCCGGAAGCTGAACGAAAAGGACCCCGGGAAGGGGTACCGACTGCCGGCGTAGGCGCCGCCTGCCGGGCGGCGAGTGAAGGCCACGGAATGCGTGCGCCTCCCGGCGTAGGCGCCGCCTGCCGGGCGGCGCGTGAAAGCCACGGAATGCGTGCGCCTCCCGGCGGGAGGCGCGTAAGACCGCGGGCCGGGAGAGAGGCGGGGGCGAGCGAGAGAAAAGTCGCCCTGCAGTCGCCGTTCGTCCGCGACGGGGCAGGGCAGTTTCAGGGCCAGGCTGGCCGTGCTACCACGCCGGGCT encodes:
- a CDS encoding formylglycine-generating enzyme family protein — encoded protein: MKRAVGVAENLLLILLGFSCNSTAFGAQEPSAPAEEKRDAFARSVGMKFVRIPPGSFTMGSPDGEPGRFIDETQHRVTLSRPFELQTTEVTQGQWEAVMGNNPSYFRNAGKDAPVESVSWEDCQEFIRKLNEKDPGKGYRLPA